CTCAAGCTCTCGGAAAGGAGATACTTGAATATGGGAATCGGAACCGATAGCCCATTGCCCCTCTGAGCTGATGAAAGAATCTAGCGGAAAAATTCCATCACCAAGATTGGCCTCAGTTGTGGGACAAATCACAACACAATGAGATGAGAGGGCAAGCTCACGGGTTTCCTCTCTTGTGAGGTGGGTTGCGTGCACGAGACTCAACTTTTCATTTGACGTATGCTCTAGCAGCCATTCCACTGGCCTCTTCCCAACTAAGCTTTGAAACTCGTTCACTTCTACCATTTGTTCAGCAATGTGTAAGTGTCGAGGTCCTTGGCAGTGGGGAGCGCCGGTTAAGATACTCAGTATATCCTCAGGTAGTGCCGCTCTCACCGAATGAACACCTTGTCCGAGGCTGACACCTTGAGGAAGGTCACGGTTTAATTGATCCAGTAAGTCATGGTAAGACTCTACGGAATCAAAATAGAACCGACGTTGAGACTGCGATACAGGCTTTCCTAGGCCCCCTTGATTGTAATAAACTGGCACTAGGATCAAATCAATTCCAACATCTGTAGCTGCTTCTGCAAGGCAAAGCCCTAGCTCATGTTTTCGTTGATATGAATTGCCATCAGCTTGGTGGTGAACATAATGAAACTCTACAACCGAGGTGTAGCCGGCTTCGAGCATAGCACTAAAGACGGCACGCCCTATAGCAGTTACGGATTCAGGGTCTAGGGCATTAGCGAGTCGGTACATGGAGTCGCGCCATGCCCAAAAGTTATCATTGCTTTTTCCAGGAATTGATTTTTCAGCTAGTCCAGCCATAGCATATTGGAAACTATGGGAATGAGCATTACAGATACCCGGAATCATATAGCCTAGCCACTCTTCATCAACGACGCTTGAACTTTTCTTGTCGAAGGATGTGATGACGCCCTTAGAATCTAGTGTGACTGTGGGATGATTGTACCATTGACCCTGCCAGTAGAGTTTTTCTATACGGATCTTAGTCATGTCTAGCACCACCGTTTGATTAAGTTTTCAAAGGCTTTTTGAAGCGTTTCACTAAGTTTATTAGCTTTAGGATCTTGCCATAAGTAGTTTGATTCATCCAGATATAGATCCTGTGATATCTCCATCTGGATGCTATGAAAGTTCTGGTCTGGCTTGCCCCAATTTCTAGTAAGGAAGCCTCCTTGAAATGGATCATTGTAGCTTAAGTGGTAGGGGGATGTTTCCAAGCTATCCTTAAAGCATTGACTGATCAGACGATCACAGCTCGATCCTTGGTTGTCACCAAGAATCAAATCTGGAAATGGTCGGGTTCTAATGAGCGGCACATGTCGGCGAATAGAGTGAGCTTCGTAGAGTAGAACCTTGCCAAAGCGTTCTTTTTTCTCGCCCAGTATTGATGCAAGTTCTTGATGGTAGGGTTGGTAGTACAGATTCAAGCGACGTTGAATTTCATCATTGTCAGGTTCGTTATTTGAGTGGGAGTAGAGCGATGTTCCTGAGAAGTCTTTGACTGGCACTAGGCTAGTTTCCGTTCGGCCGTCGTTATAGAGACTTTTACCTTCGGGGCTACGATTGAGGTCAATGACATAACGAGAGTATTTGGCACTAATGACCGTAATCCCTAGTTGAGGAGCGAACTCGTAGAGTCTATCCACATACCAATCAGTATCATCGGGTTGATTGATAATCTCGTGGGGGAAGTAGTCTTTTAATTCATCAGGGAAATCCAGCCCTACGTGAGGGGCACTGATTACGATAGGAATGGAGCTATGATCTTTGGGTTTCTTTAGGTGAAAGGATTGTGGTGTTGTCATACGGCAGAACCCTATATTTATTCAGTGTGCATTCGTTGTATGGGTCAAAATTTTTTAGAAAAGTGACTGTACGATTTGGTCAGCCACTTTGGTGGCATCATAGAAAACAGAGAAAAAAAAAGCACCAACAATCCGGTTGATGCTTGAATTAGCTGTGAAAGGAATGTTTGGCTTAAAGCCAGTGGTCTTTGAGTTCTTTTTCAGTAAGAGGGTAGATCTGTTGAAGTTCGTCGAGTAAGTCTTGTGCTCCATCAAGGCTATTGTTGCGCCCCATGGTTTCAAGCTCTTCACAGATTTTCATCATTTTCATAGCTCCAAGATTACCAGAAGTCCCTTTGAGTGCATGGGATGAACGCTCGAATTTTCCGGCGTCAGCTTCACTCAATGAGGATTGCATTTCACCAAGGAGGAGCGGCGCGCGCTCGAAAAATAGATCGGTAAGTTCAGAAAAAAACTCGTCATCGCCGTCTGCTAGATCTTTGATGGATTGGAGCTTTGCTGCATCCAAGATGGGATGGTCTTCAAACTGTTCTTTACGGACTGCTACACTCATAAAAGCTCCTTAGGAGGCAGCCTCAAGAGGCGGGTTATACTTAAGTGCGAAGCCAACTCCATATTTGGTTTCGATCACAACATTCGTAGAGACGTCTCTCAGTAGCTGCCGTACAGCGTGAAGCTTGCGATGCAGCGCATTATCGGTCACTTTAATTTGTCCCCAGCAGCGCATCTTGAGAGCATCCTTCTCCACAATGGAGCCTTCAGTGTTGGCCAGAGTTGCGAGTAAGTTGATCTCGATTGGTGACGCAAATCGCTTCCCTGACGGTCCTTCAACGGTACGATGAGCGGAATCGATGACTATATCACCGAACTCGACAACTTCCTTAGCCGCTTTCTGGGCAGCATCTGCCATTCTCAGCTTCAGTCTGGCGTTAACTTCGTCTGGGATAAGGGGTTTACGTACAAAGTCATCAGCTCCTGAGTTCAGCGCCTTACTAATAGACTGCTCAGTAGGAGTGCCTGTGATAACCAAGATCGGACAGAAAGGCCAATGACTTCGGACATTTGGCAGTACATCCAAGCCTGTTTTGGTTGAGCCAAGCTGAATATCGATAAAAATTCCAACAGGTTGTAGCTCTTCCAAGCGATCTAACAGCTCCTGCGGGTCTTGGATACCGATCGTCTTAATTTTCGTAGACTTTTCGATAATCTGATGGACCATCACATCATCATCAAGAGTGATGGTATAGGTATCTTCAGGGTTCCCTTTCATAGCCTGATCTCTCCGGTAGGTTAATCTTTCATACATGGAAGGAGATCGGTCCTACCCACGGAATTCTTAATCCAAGGAAG
The sequence above is a segment of the Pseudobacteriovorax antillogorgiicola genome. Coding sequences within it:
- a CDS encoding N-formylglutamate amidohydrolase: MTTPQSFHLKKPKDHSSIPIVISAPHVGLDFPDELKDYFPHEIINQPDDTDWYVDRLYEFAPQLGITVISAKYSRYVIDLNRSPEGKSLYNDGRTETSLVPVKDFSGTSLYSHSNNEPDNDEIQRRLNLYYQPYHQELASILGEKKERFGKVLLYEAHSIRRHVPLIRTRPFPDLILGDNQGSSCDRLISQCFKDSLETSPYHLSYNDPFQGGFLTRNWGKPDQNFHSIQMEISQDLYLDESNYLWQDPKANKLSETLQKAFENLIKRWC
- the hutF gene encoding formimidoylglutamate deiminase; this translates as MTKIRIEKLYWQGQWYNHPTVTLDSKGVITSFDKKSSSVVDEEWLGYMIPGICNAHSHSFQYAMAGLAEKSIPGKSNDNFWAWRDSMYRLANALDPESVTAIGRAVFSAMLEAGYTSVVEFHYVHHQADGNSYQRKHELGLCLAEAATDVGIDLILVPVYYNQGGLGKPVSQSQRRFYFDSVESYHDLLDQLNRDLPQGVSLGQGVHSVRAALPEDILSILTGAPHCQGPRHLHIAEQMVEVNEFQSLVGKRPVEWLLEHTSNEKLSLVHATHLTREETRELALSSHCVVICPTTEANLGDGIFPLDSFISSEGQWAIGSDSHIQVSPFRELESVDYHLRLTKELRNPLLFDQHQNSGKLLFDRALEGSEIAGSIQGQFEIGQRFNGIVLDASHPVLVGKPDDDLLSAIIFGHDSRMIKRVVMNGQVLVESGMHKKQDSIRQQYRETMARIQTHFT
- a CDS encoding response regulator transcription factor, translated to MKGNPEDTYTITLDDDVMVHQIIEKSTKIKTIGIQDPQELLDRLEELQPVGIFIDIQLGSTKTGLDVLPNVRSHWPFCPILVITGTPTEQSISKALNSGADDFVRKPLIPDEVNARLKLRMADAAQKAAKEVVEFGDIVIDSAHRTVEGPSGKRFASPIEINLLATLANTEGSIVEKDALKMRCWGQIKVTDNALHRKLHAVRQLLRDVSTNVVIETKYGVGFALKYNPPLEAAS
- a CDS encoding Hpt domain-containing protein → MSVAVRKEQFEDHPILDAAKLQSIKDLADGDDEFFSELTDLFFERAPLLLGEMQSSLSEADAGKFERSSHALKGTSGNLGAMKMMKICEELETMGRNNSLDGAQDLLDELQQIYPLTEKELKDHWL